The Parambassis ranga chromosome 14, fParRan2.1, whole genome shotgun sequence genome includes a window with the following:
- the abhd11 gene encoding sn-1-specific diacylglycerol lipase ABHD11 produces the protein MSALSRIIQRRLLTDRLSCRLFPGHKDIRGVAPTVRTASSSSPVSLTYDVFDGKGESTPLVFLHGLFGSKSNFHSIAKSLVQRTGRKVLTVDARNHGNSPHSPVLTYEAMASDLKHLLAQLRIEKCVLIGHSMGGKTAMTTALTQPGVVERLVVVDISPAQTSTRTNFRYYIQAMQAMKIATDIPRSTARRMAEDQLRSLVKEHSVRQFLLTNLVEQNGHYAWRVNLEAISAHLDNIMSFPQFNTTYEGPTLFLGGASSAYISSEDYPEIQRLFPNADIQYIPDASHWIHADKPLDFISSIISFLHS, from the exons ATGAGTGCTTTGTCTCGCATAATACAGAGAAGACTGCTGACCGACCGGCTGTCGTGTCGTTTGTTCCCTGGACACAAGGATATAAGGGGGGTGGCTCCCACAGTCCGGACAGCCAGCTCATCCAG CCCTGTCAGCCTGACCTACGATGTCTTCGATGGGAAAGGAGAAAGCACTCCCCTGGTGTTTCTACATGGCCTCTTTGGCAGCAAATCTAACTTCCACTCAATAGCGAAGTCCTTGGTGCAGCGCACAGGCCGAAAG GTGCTGACTGTAGATGCCcgtaaccatggtaacagccctcaCAGCCCTGTGCTGACCTATGAAGCGATGGCCAGTGACCTGAAACACCTCCTTGCCCAGCTGCGCATCGAGAAGTGTGTCCTCATCGGCCACAGCATGGGAGGGAAAACGGCCATGACGACCGCTCTGACACAG CCTGGGGTGGTGGAGAGGTTGGTGGTTGTagacatcagtccagcacagacCAGCACACGCACCAACTTCCGCTACTACATCCAGGCAATGCAGGCGATGAAGATCGCCACTGACATCCCTCGTTCCACTGCCAGGCGGATGGCTGAGGATCAGCTGCGCAGTTTGGTCAAG GAGCACTCGGTGCGTCAGTTCCTGCTGACTAACCTGGTGGAACAGAACGGACATTATGCCTGGAGGGTCAACTTAGAGGCCATCTCAGCACACCTTGATAACATCATGAGTTTCCCCCAGTTTAACACTACCTATGAGGGACCTACACTTTTTTTGGGTGGAGCCAGTTCTGCTTATATCAG TTCTGAGGATTACCCAGAAATCCAGAGGCTGTTTCCCAATGCTGACATCCAGTACATCCCTGATGCGAGTCACTGGATTCACGCAGACAAACCCTTAGACttcatcagctccatcatctcCTTCCTCCACTCCTAG